In Rutidosis leptorrhynchoides isolate AG116_Rl617_1_P2 chromosome 2, CSIRO_AGI_Rlap_v1, whole genome shotgun sequence, one genomic interval encodes:
- the LOC139891405 gene encoding uncharacterized protein, which produces MSQCQSQKRKRAEIKPNNGLSELDYEVFKCIKNEGYQAISEQNLTKETKLSIAAVRKCIKTLQVSSLIKEIPHAQFKGKHYIVAEYTPAENVTGGLWYTDGKLDTEFIEQLKDICFKTIKKLKVATVEGVNDFLNKNGLLTNKECSNEQISEILRLLILDNVVVEVKSNGVGEYHSIPVGNVCYRCSAVKVDQGLKLGVMASIPCGVCPRISKCTPDGLISPSSCVYYKKWFHF; this is translated from the coding sequence ATGAGTCAATGTCAATCACAAAAACGAAAACGAGCAGAAATTAAACCAAACAACGGTTTATCAGAACTCGATTATGAGGTTTTCAAATGTATCAAAAACGAAGGGTACCAAGCGATTTCAGAACAAAACTTAACGAAAGAAACAAAGCTATCGATTGCTGCAGTCAGAAAGTGCATCAAGACCCTGCAAGTTTCATCACTGATCAAAGAAATCCCTCATGCCCAATTTAAAGGGAAACACTACATCGTAGCAGAATATACGCCTGCAGAAAACGTAACTGGCGGTTTATGGTATACAGATGGTAAACTCGATACAGAGTTTATTGAACAACTTAAAGATATTTGTTTTAAGACTATAAAGAAACTGAAAGTTGCAACAGTTGAAGGAGTTAATGACTTTTTAAATAAGAATGGGCTGCTGACAAATAAAGAGTGCTCGAATGAACAGATAAGTGAAATATTGAGGTTGTTGATTTTGGATAATGTGGTTGTTGAAGTGAAGAGTAATGGGGTCGGTGAGTACCATTCGATCCCTGTTGGAAATGTGTGTTATAGGTGTTCTGCAGTGAAGGTTGATCAGGGTTTGAAGTTAGGTGTGATGGCTTCGATTCCTTGCGGTGTTTGCCCTCGGATTAGTAAATGCACGCCTGATGGACTTATATCTCCTAGTTCTTGTGTTTACTATAAAAAATGGTTCCATTTTTGA